One genomic region from Argentina anserina chromosome 2, drPotAnse1.1, whole genome shotgun sequence encodes:
- the LOC126783519 gene encoding vacuolar protein sorting-associated protein 36, with protein MTGNCLEVVELTSSGRPVLLSSEIECSLLSAVDLECEDLLNFPNLKSGILTLTTHRLLWLPDSSSQGAPSAIPLASITHIFSAKKSIKSMFASPRVRFQLSVSPDGRVLSSGLGGRSVVVTLVVRGKGADLDVFLTKFWDNWRGRAWETGNVEVTSGSESGSGSTSSGLYTKEGTVRMVGVSGILRKEQEMWETTDKSLQDAFQDLNALMSKAKEMVMLAEKMRQKLLSGSTKPTAAEDEELGSKQEMQDWMLSVGIISPVTKESAGALYHQQLSRQLADFVRLPLERAGGMMNLIDIYCLFNRARGTELISPEDLLQACFLWEKFDVPVMLRKFDSGVMVIQNKSHSDEEIFARIKTLATMPDALRTGISASDAAITLGIAPGMAKEHLLTAESKGLLCRDISPDGFRFYVNLFPEIDPNNVYLVKDYGVYDTWIRVASAFG; from the exons ATGACCGGGAATTGCCTGGAAGTGGTGGAGCTAACAAGTAGTGGACGCCCAGTCCTCCTCTCGTCAGAGATTGAATGTTCGCTCCTCTCTGCTGTAGACCTGGAATGTGAAGACCTCCTCAACTTCCCTAACCTCAAATCAGGGATCCTCACCCTCACGACCCACCGCCTCCTGTGGCTCCCCGATTCCTCTTCCCAAGGAGCCCCTTCAGCCATCCCACTTGCCTCCATCACCCACATATTCTCTGCCAAAAAGTCCATCAAGTCTATGTTTGCCTCCCCCAGAGTCCGATTCCAGCTTTCAGTATCACCTGACGGACGTGTTTTAAGTTCAGGGTTGGGTGGTAGGTCTGTCGTTGTTACATTGGTTGTGAGGGGGAAGGGTGCTGATTTAGACGTGTTTTTGACCAAGTTTTGGGATAACTGGCGGGGAAGAGCCTGGGAGACTGGGAATGTGGAGGTCACTTCGGGTTCTGAGTCGGGTTCTGGGTCGACTTCATCGGGGTTGTACACCAAGGAAGGAACGGTGAGGATGGTCGGGGTGTCTGGAATACTAAGGAAGGAGCAGGAGATGTGGGAGACTACTGATAAGAGCTTGCAGGATGCTTTCCAGGACCTGAATGCTCTCATG AGTAAAGCTAAAGAGATGGTGATGCTAGCAGAGAAAATGAGGCAGAAGCTTCTATCCGGCTCGACTAAACCTACTGCAGCAGAGGACGAGGAATTGGGTTCCAAACAAGAAATGCAAGACTGGATGCTGAGTGTTGGTATTATATCGCCAGTCACTAAAGAGTCTGCTGGTGCTCTTTACCACCAACAATTGTCACGTCAG TTGGCAGATTTTGTCAGGCTTCCTCTTGAGAGAGCTGGAGGAATGATGAATCTCATCGATATTTATTGTCTTTTCAATCGAGCTCGAGGAACAG AATTGATTTCACCAGAGGATTTGCTTCAAGCATGTTTTCTGTGGGAGAAGTTTGATGT CCCAGTAATGCTTCGGAAGTTTGATAGTGGGGTGATGGTAATACAGAATAAGTCCCACAGTGATGAAGAG ATATTTGCTAGAATCAAGACCCTTGCAACAATGCCCGATGCTCTTCGAACTGGGATAAGTGCGAGTGATGCTGCAATCACACTAGGTATTGCGCCAGGCATGGCCAAGGAGCATCTTTTAACTGCTGAAAGCAAAG GTCTTCTatgcagggatattagcccaGATGGTTTTCGCTTTTATGTCAACCTGTTTCCAGAAATCGATCCAAACAATGTTTACTT AGTAAAAGATTATGGAGTCTATGACACATGGATAAGGGTGGCATCTGCTTTCGGATGA